One genomic window of Clostridioides sp. ES-S-0054-01 includes the following:
- a CDS encoding TetR/AcrR family transcriptional regulator gives MKGDNKVTDKQRLIITIAERIFDQKGFQNTSILDIVKECKMSKATFYKHFETKESFICEIINYYDEKFLEIIHSINENNDIPSSEKLNRKIIAVWGNIFSRTTINTYIRENFSEVQRKATSKLQKKSRANLLNEYKLSLFDNYGDKIENIIFDLVFLLDALIHQFIYIIHVQKREINVYFIAKFTIQILDLVVENMDNLNPLIKKSMFLHEQEDEAYFSIHNKSLFFKTIQDIEELIKTDTYLLENPKLLQATKKLYIEGKNQQYDSLIMDAMITYLEKEDILRPKVLLLNSIKNQLKKETL, from the coding sequence ATGAAGGGAGATAATAAAGTGACAGACAAACAAAGACTTATTATAACTATTGCAGAAAGAATTTTTGACCAAAAAGGTTTTCAAAATACTTCAATACTAGATATTGTAAAAGAGTGTAAAATGTCTAAAGCTACTTTTTATAAGCATTTTGAAACTAAGGAAAGTTTTATCTGCGAAATAATCAATTATTATGACGAAAAGTTTTTAGAAATTATACATTCCATCAATGAAAATAATGACATTCCATCATCTGAGAAGTTAAATAGAAAGATAATTGCTGTATGGGGAAATATTTTTTCTAGAACTACCATAAATACCTATATAAGAGAAAATTTTTCTGAAGTGCAACGTAAGGCTACAAGTAAACTGCAAAAAAAATCCCGAGCTAACTTATTGAATGAATACAAGCTCAGCTTATTCGATAACTATGGGGATAAAATAGAAAACATCATATTTGATTTAGTTTTCTTATTAGATGCTCTAATTCACCAGTTTATATACATTATTCATGTACAAAAAAGAGAAATAAATGTATACTTTATTGCTAAATTTACTATACAAATTCTAGATTTAGTTGTAGAAAATATGGATAATCTAAACCCTTTAATTAAAAAATCAATGTTTTTACATGAACAAGAAGATGAAGCTTACTTTTCCATTCATAATAAATCGCTATTTTTTAAAACGATACAAGATATAGAAGAGCTAATCAAAACGGACACTTATCTCCTTGAAAACCCTAAGTTACTACAAGCAACAAAAAAATTATATATCGAGGGCAAAAACCAGCAATATGATTCTTTAATTATGGATGCAATGATTACATACTTAGAAAAAGAAGACATTTTGAGACCAAAGGTACTTTTATTGAACAGCATTAAAAATCAATTAAAAAAGGAGACGTTATAA